A genomic segment from Oncorhynchus clarkii lewisi isolate Uvic-CL-2024 chromosome 12, UVic_Ocla_1.0, whole genome shotgun sequence encodes:
- the LOC139421876 gene encoding NADH dehydrogenase [ubiquinone] 1 alpha subcomplex subunit 8-like encodes MPGSVEVPTFNDLNVEEISVSSAVLKGAAHHYGSQCDKANKEFMLCRWEEKDPRKCLNEGRKVNECALNFFRQIKGSCAESFTEYWTCLDYSNLAELRQCRQQQQAFDSCVQDKLGWERPNLGELSKVTKVDTSRPLPENAYHSRPRPEPNPVIEGQLQPAKHGSRLFFWSW; translated from the exons ATGCCGGGTTCGGTGGAGGTTCCCACTTTTAATGACTTGAATGTTGAGGAG atcagtgtgTCATCTGCGGTGCTGAAGGGAGCTGCCCACCACTATGGCTCACAGTGTGACAAGGCCAACAAGGAGTTCATGCTCTGTCGCTGGGAGGAGAAGGACCCTAGGAAGTGTCTGAACGAAGGGAGGAAAGTCAACGAGTGTGCACTTAACTTCTTCAG GCAGATAAAGGGGAGCTGTGCTGAGTCCTTCACAGAGTACTGGACCTGCCTGGACTactccaacctggcagagctgcGTCAGTGCCGCCAACAGCAGCAGGCCTTTGACAGTTGTGTGCAGGACAAGCTGGGCTGGGAGAGACCCAACCTGGGAGAACTGTCCAAG GTGACAAAGGTGGACACCTCTCGTCCCCTTCCTGAGAATGCTTACCACTCGAGACCCCGGCCAGAGCCCAACCCTGTGATCGAGGGCCAGCTGCAGCCAGCCAAGCACGGCAGCAGACTCTTCTTTTGGAGCTGGTAA
- the LOC139421878 gene encoding MORN repeat-containing protein 5-like: protein MEFTGSSYTGAFKNGRMEGEGEYKFPTETRYVGDMKDGMFHGKGVLYFPNGSKYEGTWEKGISKQGKYTFSDGLEYQEKDWDFCDGYDRQFYTERCNGLKPAGESQLTDLDPPRVIPDGCYDCGDGFYDPNTRVITDYEHQFLRNADDYEREWIVSTCRKSWDEIVGHSPDN from the exons ATGGAGTTCACAGGGAGCAGTTACACTGGAGCCTTCAAGAATGGCAG gatggagggagaaggagagtatAAATTCCCCACAGAGACAAGATATGTTGGGGATATGAAGGATGGCATGTTCCATGGAAAAGGTGTTCTCTATTTTCCAAATGGAAGCAAATATGAAGGAACTTGGGAGAAAGGGATATCCAAACAG GGAAAGTATACCTTCTCTGATGGGCTTGAGTACCAGGAGAAGGACTGGGACTTCTGTGATGGTTATGACAGACAGTTCTACACTGAGAGGTGCAATGGACTCAAACCTGCAG GGGAGTCTCAGCTGACAGACCTGGACCCGCCGCGTGTCATCCCAGATGGCTGCTATGACTGTGGGGACGGCTTCTACGACCCCAACACCAGGGTTATCACTGACTATGAGCATCAATTCCTGAGGAACGCAG ATGACTATGAACGGGAGTGGATTGTGTCCACTTGTCGGAAGAGCTGGGATGAGATCGTTGGACATTCACCTGACAACTAG